The Thalassotalea sp. HSM 43 genome window below encodes:
- the fkpB gene encoding FKBP-type peptidyl-prolyl cis-trans isomerase: MSDKIVAENSSLLMHITMKLSDGSAADSTKVNNKPARVNLGDSSISPAFEQQLLGLQAGDSKEFTLAAIDAFGEVNPENIHYVDRQKFTAETLPEVGAIMTFTAPGGEIPGVIREVNDLAVTVDFNHPLAGQEITFAVDVVEVL, encoded by the coding sequence ATGAGTGATAAAATCGTTGCTGAAAATTCAAGTTTATTGATGCACATTACCATGAAGTTATCGGATGGTTCTGCAGCCGATAGCACCAAGGTTAATAATAAACCTGCCCGAGTAAATTTGGGAGACAGCAGTATCTCTCCAGCGTTCGAACAACAATTGTTAGGGCTTCAAGCTGGTGATTCTAAAGAGTTCACCTTGGCGGCAATCGATGCCTTTGGCGAAGTGAACCCTGAGAATATTCATTACGTTGATAGACAAAAGTTTACCGCTGAGACACTGCCTGAAGTTGGTGCTATTATGACCTTTACCGCTCCTGGTGGTGAAATTCCAGGCGTGATTCGCGAAGTCAATGATTTAGCGGTAACCGTCGACTTTAACCATCCGTTGGCTGGGCAAGAGATAACCTTTGCTGTCGATGTAGTCGAAGTATTATAA
- the lspA gene encoding signal peptidase II, which translates to MSNVFKETGLRWLWLALIMLIVDQASKQLVVATMDYRQSIAVMPLFNLTYVHNPGAAFSFLADQGGWQRWFFTAIAAVMSILLIFWMSKTPKHHKMIAIAFALILSGAVGNLIDRVMYGYVIDFLDFYIGNSHWPAFNIADSAIFVGAALMIIDAFKNDDKSKSESKTQSQE; encoded by the coding sequence ATGTCAAACGTATTTAAAGAAACAGGATTGCGCTGGCTCTGGTTGGCGCTGATAATGCTGATTGTCGATCAAGCATCGAAGCAATTGGTTGTCGCAACCATGGATTACCGTCAAAGTATCGCGGTAATGCCATTGTTCAACTTAACCTATGTACACAACCCAGGCGCTGCATTTAGCTTTTTGGCTGATCAAGGCGGCTGGCAGCGTTGGTTTTTTACGGCGATAGCCGCCGTGATGAGCATATTGCTGATTTTCTGGATGAGTAAAACACCCAAACACCATAAGATGATCGCCATTGCGTTTGCGTTGATCTTAAGTGGTGCGGTGGGTAACCTTATCGATCGGGTTATGTACGGTTACGTTATCGACTTTCTCGATTTCTATATTGGTAATAGTCATTGGCCGGCATTTAATATTGCCGATTCGGCGATTTTTGTCGGTGCTGCATTGATGATCATTGATGCTTTTAAAAATGACGATAAGTCAAAATCCGAGTCCAAGACTCAATCTCAAGAGTAG